A DNA window from Peromyscus leucopus breed LL Stock chromosome 3, UCI_PerLeu_2.1, whole genome shotgun sequence contains the following coding sequences:
- the Cldn12 gene encoding claudin-12 translates to MGCRDVHAATVLSFLCGIASVAGLFAGTLLPNWRKLRLITFNRNEKNLTIYTGLWVKCARYDGSSDCLMYDRTWYLSVDQLDLRVLQFALPLSILIAVGALLLCLIGMCNTAFKSSVPNIKLAKCLVNSAGCHLVAGLLFFLAGTVSLSPSIWAIFYNTHLNRKFEPVFTFDYAVFVTIASSGGLFMTALLLFVWYCACKSLSSPFWQPLYSHPPSMHTYSQPYSSRSRLSAIEIDIPVVSHST, encoded by the coding sequence ATGGGCTGCCGGGATGTCCACGCAGCCACTGTCCTCTCTTTCCTGTGTGGCATTGCCTCTGTGGCTGGCCTCTTCGCGGGGACTCTGCTTCCCAACTGGAGGAAGCTGCGACTGATCACGTTCAACAGGAACGAGAAGAACCTGACTATTTACACAGGCCTGTGGGTGAAGTGTGCCCGGTACGATGGGAGCAGTGACTGCCTGATGTACGACCGCACTTGGTACTTATCAGTTGACCAGCTGGACTTGCGTGTCCTCCAGTTTGCCCTGCCGCTTAGCATCCTGATCGCAGTGGGTGCCTTGCTCCTCTGCCTGATTGGAATGTGTAACACAGCCTTCAAGTCGTCGGTGCCTAACATCAAACTGGCCAAGTGTCTGGTCAATAGTGCAGGCTGCCATCTGGTGGCTGGACTCCTCTTTTTCCTGGCAGGCACTGTGAgcctctctccatccatctgggCCATCTTTTATAACACTCATCTCAACAGGAAGTTTGAGCCGGTCTTTACCTTTGACTATGCAGTGTTCGTCACTATTGCTAGCTCAGGGGGCCTGTTTATGACTGCTCTTCTTCTGTTCGTTTGGTACTGTGCATGCAAATCGTTGTCCTCTCCTTTCTGGCAGCCACTGTACTCTCATCCTCCCAGTATGCACACTTATTCACAGCCCTATTCATCACGTTCCCGCCTCTCCGCCATTGAAATCGACATTCCGGTAGTTTCACATAGCACTTAG